The Hymenobacter sp. DG01 genome has a segment encoding these proteins:
- a CDS encoding energy transducer TonB, with translation MRTSLRFLYLGVSSVLLVACQQERAAQRPTPTATAPALADTLALDSVANPVGATSVRRDWHRLERPTSRLAPLVVYRGSTRRPAGVGSDAPPAEARLQDLTLKASEYFQIDPTKAAEVRGREGTVVRIPAGALVDARQRPATGTVWVELKECYAASDMLLSNLLTETLSGAPLELTGAVLVRATAAGQQLMLAAGRHLQLELAGSRGGSHPLFYGQATGSAAPVRWLEGEASAAPTEQVYTTAQQMPRFGQGPADINRLVRYPRQAQERQTQGLVFASFVVDEAGRVQSPRILRGIGDGCDEEVLRVLRQTSGRWTPGQQDGRFVKVKMVLPIRFNFQAGLASAPDPAALPEPIAAASPEPQQQELAPAPNALQPTRLGWLAVGQPWAGAAAAFYVPAATPTDGEHTAVRMLVPGRRVVLAGTPQAAGYHFASAPTGATVVVLGLRYENGTPFLARREATTSSPSDTLRFQETTLTDLEAALARLD, from the coding sequence ATGCGTACCTCGCTTCGTTTTCTGTACCTGGGTGTGAGTAGCGTGCTGCTGGTAGCCTGCCAGCAGGAGCGCGCTGCCCAGCGCCCTACCCCCACCGCTACCGCCCCCGCCCTGGCCGATACACTGGCCCTTGACTCTGTAGCTAACCCCGTAGGTGCCACCTCCGTGCGCCGCGACTGGCACCGCTTGGAGCGGCCCACCAGTCGCCTGGCGCCTTTGGTGGTCTACCGGGGTAGCACCCGGCGCCCCGCCGGCGTGGGTTCTGATGCCCCGCCCGCCGAAGCCCGCCTCCAGGATCTGACCCTGAAAGCCAGCGAATATTTCCAGATTGACCCCACCAAAGCCGCCGAAGTGCGCGGGCGCGAAGGTACGGTGGTGCGCATTCCGGCCGGGGCGCTGGTAGATGCCCGGCAGCGCCCTGCCACCGGTACCGTGTGGGTAGAGCTGAAGGAGTGCTACGCCGCCTCCGACATGCTGCTTTCCAACCTGCTCACGGAAACCCTCTCCGGCGCCCCGCTGGAGCTGACGGGTGCCGTACTGGTGCGGGCCACCGCTGCCGGCCAGCAGCTGATGCTGGCCGCTGGCCGCCACCTGCAGCTGGAACTGGCCGGGAGTCGAGGAGGTAGCCATCCGCTCTTCTACGGGCAGGCTACCGGCTCGGCAGCGCCCGTGCGCTGGCTGGAAGGTGAAGCCTCTGCGGCCCCTACGGAGCAGGTGTACACCACCGCCCAGCAGATGCCCCGCTTCGGGCAGGGCCCAGCCGATATCAACCGGCTGGTGCGCTACCCCCGCCAGGCCCAGGAGCGCCAGACCCAGGGGCTGGTGTTTGCCTCGTTTGTAGTTGATGAGGCCGGCCGGGTGCAAAGCCCACGCATCTTGCGCGGCATTGGCGACGGCTGCGACGAGGAGGTGCTGCGGGTGCTCCGTCAAACCTCGGGCCGCTGGACGCCGGGCCAGCAGGATGGGCGTTTTGTGAAGGTGAAAATGGTGCTGCCCATCCGGTTTAACTTCCAGGCTGGCCTGGCCTCTGCCCCCGATCCGGCCGCTTTGCCCGAGCCCATTGCGGCTGCGTCCCCTGAGCCGCAACAGCAGGAGCTGGCACCCGCGCCCAATGCCCTGCAGCCCACGCGGCTGGGCTGGCTAGCCGTAGGACAGCCCTGGGCGGGCGCTGCTGCCGCTTTCTACGTGCCCGCCGCTACCCCCACCGACGGGGAGCATACGGCCGTGCGGATGCTGGTGCCAGGGCGCCGCGTGGTGCTGGCCGGTACGCCCCAGGCCGCGGGCTACCACTTTGCCAGCGCCCCCACCGGGGCCACGGTGGTGGTGTTGGGCCTGCGCTACGAAAACGGGACTCCCTTTCTGGCCCGCCGCGAGGCTACCACCAGCTCGCCCTCCGATACCTTGCGCTTTCAGGAAACCACCCTCACCGACCTGGAAGCCGCTCTGGCCCGGCTGGACTAA
- a CDS encoding pirin family protein — protein MLDQIIEARQAALSPGFNVRRILPYRLRRMLGPFIFMDHAGPVSFAPEKLPELDVLPHPHIGLSTVSYLFGGQVTHRDSLGVEQVIRPGEVNWMTAGSGIAHSERFEDPATLAGGALEMIQTWVALPEKDEESAPAFTNYQPQELPVFTEPGVWMRLIAGEAFGLRNEVRTHSPLFYLHVVLQPGARFGLPRGYPERGAYVAKGLVEVSGRPYGPGQLLVFTPGIDPVLVAREASTLMLLGGEPLGERYIWWNFVSSRRERIEQAKADWQAGRIALPPNDNAEFVPLPQDKSRPAGGGSPPPQALS, from the coding sequence ATGCTCGACCAGATTATTGAAGCGCGCCAGGCCGCCCTGAGTCCGGGGTTCAACGTGCGCCGGATTTTGCCCTACCGCCTGCGCCGGATGCTGGGCCCGTTCATCTTCATGGACCATGCCGGGCCGGTCAGCTTCGCCCCCGAGAAGCTGCCTGAGCTGGATGTGCTGCCGCATCCGCACATTGGCCTCTCCACGGTCAGCTACCTGTTTGGCGGGCAGGTCACGCACCGCGACAGTCTGGGCGTGGAGCAGGTTATCCGGCCGGGCGAGGTGAACTGGATGACGGCCGGCTCGGGCATTGCCCACTCCGAGCGTTTCGAGGACCCGGCCACGCTGGCCGGTGGCGCTCTGGAAATGATTCAGACCTGGGTAGCCCTGCCTGAAAAGGACGAGGAAAGTGCCCCGGCCTTTACCAACTACCAGCCCCAAGAGCTGCCCGTTTTCACGGAGCCCGGTGTGTGGATGCGCCTGATTGCCGGCGAGGCCTTCGGGCTGCGCAATGAGGTCCGAACCCACTCGCCCCTGTTTTACCTGCACGTAGTGCTGCAGCCCGGTGCCCGGTTTGGCCTGCCGCGCGGCTACCCTGAGCGCGGCGCCTACGTGGCGAAGGGGCTGGTGGAGGTCAGCGGCCGCCCCTATGGTCCTGGCCAGCTGCTGGTGTTCACACCCGGTATTGATCCGGTGCTGGTGGCCCGTGAGGCCAGCACGCTGATGCTGCTGGGCGGCGAGCCCCTGGGTGAGCGGTACATCTGGTGGAATTTCGTGTCGTCGCGCCGGGAGCGGATTGAACAGGCCAAGGCCGACTGGCAAGCTGGCCGCATTGCCCTACCCCCCAACGACAACGCGGAGTTTGTGCCTCTGCCCCAGGACAAGAGCCGACCAGCGGGTGGTGGCTCGCCCCCGCCACAGGCCTTGTCGTAA
- a CDS encoding S9 family peptidase — MNFRFLGLALFLTAASPAVLPGSAPAAFAQQKQNITLEDIWQKGTFSARSVPGFNWMKDGRYYSSLSQGNLVQNDVTTGQPVQTLVTGAELKLPGQSQPLPVDGYSFNADETKILFSTDTEPIYRRSSKSYFFVYDRGSKQLVPLSKTAGKQLYATFSPDGKRVAFVRDNNLFVVDLATMQETAVTTDGARNRIINGGTDWVYEEEFEFAQGFQWSPDSRQIAYYTFDETEVPEYNMQEWGPLYPKDYRYKYPKAGEKNSIVSISAYDVAAGKSTKMDVGPEADQYIPRIIWTQTPNLLSIRRMNRLQNKLEILHADARTGKTSVVLTDTDPAYVEVNDDLRYLQGGKEFLFSSEKDGYRHLYLYNMNGKLVRQLTKGNWEITSIDGFDEKKGVVYFTSTEASPLQRHLYRIDLKGKGKARLSEAGPGNDVVNMSADTRYFLNYHSEAGQPQVVSLRNGQDGKLVKVLEDNAALRQKLTQYNLGKLEFISFKTAEGVELNASVLKPANFDASKKYPVLMYVYGGPGSQTVKDDAGGGIAFTNYLWHQLLAEQGYIVVSVDNRGTGARGAAFKKSTYANLGKLETIDQAASARYFATLPYVDKSRIGIWGWSFGGYMTALALTKNADVFKMGVSVAPVTNWRYYDSVYTERFLKTPQQNPQGYDDNSPVQFADQLKGKLLLVHGTGDDNVHFQNSVAFTEAMIKANKDYQTLYYPNRNHGIYGGNTRLHLYRQMTDFVLKNL; from the coding sequence ATGAATTTTCGTTTCCTGGGCCTGGCCCTGTTCCTGACTGCGGCCAGCCCGGCCGTGCTTCCCGGCAGCGCGCCGGCCGCTTTTGCCCAGCAAAAGCAAAACATTACCCTCGAAGATATCTGGCAGAAGGGCACGTTCTCGGCCCGCTCTGTGCCTGGTTTCAACTGGATGAAGGACGGCCGCTACTACTCTTCGCTCAGCCAGGGCAACCTGGTGCAGAATGACGTAACCACCGGCCAGCCCGTGCAAACCCTGGTGACGGGTGCCGAGCTGAAGCTGCCCGGTCAGAGCCAGCCCCTGCCAGTGGACGGCTACAGCTTCAACGCCGACGAAACCAAAATCCTGTTCAGCACCGATACCGAGCCGATTTACCGGCGCTCCAGCAAGTCGTACTTTTTCGTGTACGACCGGGGTAGCAAGCAGCTGGTGCCCCTGAGCAAAACAGCTGGCAAGCAGCTCTACGCTACCTTCTCGCCGGATGGCAAGCGGGTAGCCTTCGTCCGCGACAACAACCTGTTTGTGGTGGACCTGGCAACTATGCAGGAAACGGCCGTGACCACCGACGGGGCCCGGAACCGCATCATCAACGGGGGCACCGACTGGGTGTACGAGGAGGAGTTTGAGTTTGCTCAGGGCTTTCAATGGTCGCCCGACTCGCGGCAGATTGCCTACTACACCTTCGATGAAACGGAGGTGCCCGAGTACAACATGCAGGAATGGGGCCCGCTCTACCCCAAAGACTACCGCTACAAATACCCCAAGGCCGGCGAGAAAAACTCCATCGTAAGCATTTCGGCCTATGATGTGGCGGCCGGCAAATCAACCAAAATGGATGTGGGCCCGGAGGCTGACCAGTACATTCCGCGCATCATCTGGACCCAGACGCCTAACCTGCTCAGCATCCGGCGCATGAACCGCCTGCAGAACAAGCTGGAAATTCTGCACGCCGATGCCCGTACCGGCAAAACCAGTGTGGTGCTGACGGACACTGACCCCGCCTACGTGGAGGTAAACGACGACCTGCGCTACCTGCAGGGCGGCAAGGAGTTTCTGTTCAGCAGCGAAAAGGACGGCTACCGCCACCTTTACCTGTACAACATGAACGGCAAGCTGGTCCGCCAGCTCACCAAAGGCAACTGGGAAATCACCAGCATTGATGGGTTTGACGAGAAGAAGGGGGTAGTGTACTTCACCAGCACCGAAGCCTCGCCTCTGCAGCGTCACCTCTACCGCATCGACCTGAAAGGCAAGGGCAAAGCCCGCCTCAGCGAGGCCGGCCCCGGTAATGACGTGGTGAACATGAGCGCCGACACCCGCTACTTCCTCAACTACCACTCCGAAGCCGGGCAACCCCAGGTAGTGAGCCTACGCAACGGCCAGGATGGCAAGCTGGTGAAGGTGCTGGAAGACAATGCTGCCCTGCGCCAGAAGCTGACCCAGTACAACCTGGGCAAACTGGAGTTTATCAGCTTCAAGACGGCCGAAGGGGTAGAGCTGAATGCCTCCGTACTGAAGCCCGCCAACTTCGATGCCAGCAAGAAATACCCCGTGCTGATGTACGTGTACGGCGGCCCCGGCTCCCAGACCGTGAAAGACGATGCGGGCGGAGGCATTGCCTTCACCAACTACCTCTGGCACCAGCTGCTGGCCGAGCAGGGCTACATTGTGGTATCAGTAGATAATCGGGGCACCGGCGCCCGCGGCGCGGCTTTCAAAAAGAGCACCTATGCCAACCTGGGTAAGCTGGAAACCATTGACCAGGCTGCCAGCGCCCGGTATTTTGCTACCCTGCCCTACGTGGATAAGTCGCGCATTGGCATCTGGGGCTGGAGCTTCGGGGGCTACATGACGGCCCTGGCCCTGACCAAAAACGCCGATGTATTTAAGATGGGCGTATCGGTGGCCCCCGTTACCAATTGGCGCTACTACGACTCGGTGTACACCGAGCGATTCCTGAAAACGCCCCAGCAAAATCCCCAGGGCTACGACGACAACTCGCCCGTGCAGTTTGCCGACCAGCTCAAGGGCAAGCTCCTGCTGGTACACGGCACCGGCGACGACAACGTGCACTTCCAGAACTCGGTAGCCTTCACCGAGGCCATGATTAAGGCCAACAAAGACTACCAGACCCTGTACTACCCCAACCGCAACCACGGTATTTACGGGGGCAACACCCGCCTGCACCTCTACCGCCAGATGACGGATTTCGTGCTGAAAAACCTGTAA
- a CDS encoding OmpP1/FadL family transporter, producing MKNLKYYLAAALLSPAGYAFAQSSADALRFSQNQPGGTARTLGIGGASSAVGADFGSILTNPAGLGLFQRSEISFSPGFGSSNTTTQAFGSRGTDSRSNLQIGSLGFVFSGRRPDSDNTSPWRSGTFAFGLNRTNNFNQNLRYSATPPLEQDILQRLSEDQGAILDKLAYQALLTERDADGTYIPADYDNTGTLTQRETIERSGGQTQFDFGYANSYRDKLYIGGAIGIVHTRYSTISNLTATDPTPPSSDPGGKFGSLSLRENIETSGTGVNARLGVIYRPNDIVRVGASVQSPTYSEVVETYSATLDATFDSPITLDDGTRHTTGDGNFPAEDLAYTVTSPFRATGGVAVVLGKNGFLSADAEYVNYGQARLGYDRNTTAVTPGDLGPANDAIRNQYQSAVNLRVGGELRLDVFRLRAGFAHYGDPYKNTSSADRAQTFYTGGLGLRQKNFFLDVAGVYGSGKQVYTPYELANPTRTPRIVVDDNRFTTTLTAGFSF from the coding sequence ATGAAAAACCTGAAATATTACCTGGCTGCGGCTTTATTAAGCCCGGCTGGCTACGCCTTTGCCCAAAGTTCAGCCGATGCACTGCGCTTTTCCCAGAACCAGCCCGGCGGCACGGCCCGCACGCTGGGCATTGGTGGGGCCAGCTCCGCAGTAGGAGCCGACTTTGGAAGCATCCTGACCAACCCGGCCGGCCTGGGCCTGTTTCAACGCTCTGAAATCAGCTTTTCGCCGGGCTTCGGGAGCAGCAATACCACCACGCAGGCCTTCGGGTCCCGCGGCACCGATTCGCGCAGTAACCTGCAGATCGGTAGCTTGGGGTTTGTTTTTTCTGGCCGTCGGCCGGATTCCGACAACACCAGCCCCTGGCGGAGCGGTACGTTTGCCTTTGGCCTGAACCGTACCAACAACTTCAACCAAAACCTGCGCTACTCGGCTACCCCCCCGCTGGAGCAGGATATTCTGCAGCGGTTAAGCGAAGACCAGGGCGCCATTCTGGATAAGCTGGCGTACCAGGCCCTGCTGACAGAGCGCGACGCCGATGGTACCTATATCCCGGCCGACTACGACAATACCGGCACCCTGACCCAGCGCGAAACCATAGAGCGCAGCGGGGGCCAGACCCAATTTGATTTTGGCTACGCCAACAGCTACCGCGACAAGCTGTACATCGGGGGGGCAATCGGAATTGTGCACACCCGCTACAGCACCATTTCAAACCTGACCGCTACCGACCCTACCCCGCCCAGCAGCGACCCCGGCGGAAAGTTCGGGAGCCTGAGCCTACGGGAAAACATTGAAACCAGCGGCACGGGTGTAAATGCCCGCCTTGGGGTTATTTACCGGCCCAATGATATCGTGCGGGTGGGTGCCTCCGTTCAGTCGCCTACCTACTCCGAGGTAGTGGAAACCTACAGCGCTACTCTGGATGCCACGTTCGACTCGCCCATTACCCTGGATGACGGCACCCGGCACACCACCGGCGACGGCAACTTCCCGGCCGAAGACCTGGCTTATACCGTCACCTCGCCCTTCCGGGCTACGGGGGGCGTAGCCGTGGTACTGGGCAAAAACGGTTTCCTGAGCGCCGACGCCGAGTACGTAAACTACGGACAAGCGCGCCTGGGCTACGACCGCAACACCACGGCCGTAACGCCCGGTGACCTGGGCCCTGCCAACGACGCCATCCGCAACCAGTACCAATCGGCCGTAAACCTGCGGGTAGGGGGCGAGCTGCGCCTAGATGTATTTCGGCTGCGGGCGGGCTTTGCTCACTACGGCGACCCGTATAAAAACACCAGCAGCGCCGACCGCGCCCAAACCTTCTACACGGGTGGGCTCGGGCTGCGCCAGAAGAACTTCTTCCTGGATGTGGCCGGGGTATATGGTTCCGGCAAGCAGGTATATACCCCCTACGAGCTGGCCAACCCCACCCGTACTCCTCGCATCGTGGTGGATGACAACCGCTTCACAACTACCCTTACGGCTGGATTTAGCTTCTAA